The genomic region CGCCGGGGTGGATACGCGCGGCTTCATTGCGGTCGTTCCGCCGGGCCAGCTCGGCCGCGGAGAGGCCGTAGCGCCTGGCGATACCGCTCATGGTCTCTCGAGGTTTCACGACATGGATTTCAGACGGGCCGGGCTGGGCTCGGCCCGCGCTCGCTATCGCGCGCTCCCGGAAGCGAGCCTCGCTGAAGCGCTGCGCGGCGCCCGAGGGGAACTTGAGCAAGTACGCGCCGCCCGGCGGTGTCTGCTTCAACCTGAGCTCCGGGTTGAGGTCCTCGAGCTCATCCGTGGCCACGCCAGCGAGGGCGGCGATACGCTTGAGGGTCGTCACGGCCGGCACGGACGCCTGCTCGTAGGCGAGCGGCTCGGCGAAGATGGCCACGAAGCCGTACCGTTCGGGCTGACGGCCGATGAGGGTGGCGGCCTGGATGGCGGGGACGAAGTTCTTGGTCTCGTCGCGCAGCACGCTGCTACGCGTGAGCTCCCAGAAGTCGCTCGTCTTCATCGCCTTCATCGCCCGGATCACCTTCATCTCTCCGGCATTGTAGGCGGCCTTGGCGAGCTCCCAGGAGCCGAACATCGCATGGAGGTCCCGGAGGTAGCTGGCCGCCGCCACCGTCGACTTCTCGGGATCGAAGCGCTCGTCCACCCAGCGATCCACGCGGAGCCCGTAGCGCCGCGCCGTCGGGGCCATGAACTGCCAGAGGCCTTTGGCGCCCGCGCGGGAGACGGCCACCGGGTTGAAGCCGCTCTCGATCATGACCGTGAACATGAGGTCCTCGGGCAACCCCTTGCTGCGCAAGACGCCCTGGATCATCTCGGCATATCGACCCGAACGGCCGAGCCAGCGCTCGACAAGAGTCCGGCGATACCCGGTCTGGAACTCCTCGAGGTAGCGCCGAACCTCGGCATTGTCCCGTATGAGCAAGGGCGCAGCGGCGGGTGGGGGCTCAGGCTCACTGAATGGCCGTGCCCGGGGCTCGTCAGAGGAGTACGGATTGGCTTCAAGGCCCGGCAGGATCGGGTCAGGCTCCTGGGACTGCAGAGCACTGTCGGCGACCGGGGACAACATGGCCTCCCCTTGGGACGGCTCGAGAGCCCGGCCTTCGATGGGAGGAGCGCCGGCCGATCTCAGCGGAGGGAACCCCTCCTCCGCCCCGGCCGGTCCCGGGAGGCCGAGGCCGGCCAGGCAGAGGAGAAGGAGACCGCTCAGCCTGGATCGATGATCGAAGGACATTGGAGGGGAGGCTTGAGCGGTTTTACCACGGTGAGACAAACCGGGTCAACCTCGCATCGGGGCCAAAGAAGCCAGATAGTTCTTGACAGGCCCGTTGGGCTGCCCGTATCGTAACCGCGCGCAAACTAAGCTGGATTTGACGTGGAGTCAGAGGAAATGCCGAAAGGAGGTGACAACCACATGAAAAAGATCATTGCCCTGGTGATGGGCATTGCCTTCGCTTTCGGCACCGCTGGCTTTGCCGCTGCTCAGACCCCGGCCCCCAAGGCCGAGGACAAGATGGACAAGAAGGACGACAAGGACAAGAAGGCCGACAAGAAGGCCGCCAAGAAGAAGGGCGACAAGACGGACAAGAAGGGCGACAAGGACAAGATGGGCGACAAGGACAAGATGGACAAGGACAAGAAGTAGCGTCGATCCAGCGACAGAGCGTCATTCAGGGCGCCGCCCTCGCGTTACCGGGGGTTGGCGCCCTGCTGTTTTCCCGGGGCGGTGCGTTTCTCGGGATCTCGCGCGCTCCGGTCTTCGCGGATGGCGGTGAGCCACACATTGCGATCATGCAGTCGCACCTGTGTCTCCTCGCCAGCCTTGACGTCGACGGGCAAGAGCCAGTAGATCACCGTGAAGGATCCAAGCACCGCTGATCGATCCGGAAAGCGCGTGGCCTCGCTCCGCGTGAGGGCGGGCGGTTTCTGACGGCTCGCCGTTTCCTGCCAGGCGAGGAGCGTCCAGGCGCCTTCGGGTACGTCGACAAGACGGAAGAGGCCAGCGTCATTCGTCAGCTCACCCTTCAGCAGCGCGCCGCCGCCCGTCTCGATCAGCGCCTGCTCGAACGAAGCGCGCGCGGCCCGGATCTTGGGGTCGGCGTCGAGAAATCGCTCCGTGGATTCGCGGCGGCCCGCTTTGATGGCGGCCAGCTCGCTCTCGAAACCGGACGAGCGGGGCAGGAGAAGCACCGACACGCCCGCGTAGGGCCGGGGCTCCTGGCCCGTGCGGCGGGACTCCTCATACGCGCGGCCCGCCACGGCGCCCACGGCCCCCCGCTCGCGCGCCGTCAGATATGGTGCCGTCATCGTGCGGAGATCCGCCGCGCTCGAGGTGAGGGCCAGGGAGACCAGCAGTCCCGCCGCCGCGGCCACCGCGCCCCCGCGCATCAGGCGATCTCCGGACGAGGTCGTGTCTTCCACCGCCGGTGCAGCCAGAACCATTGCTCGGGCGCGCGCCGGATCGCCGCCTCGATCGTCTCGTTGAAGCGGGTGGTGAAAGCCACCACGTCTCCCTCTGGCGGCGGGAGAATCGGCCGGACCTCGATCAGGTGACGCCCGCCCTCCAGGCGCCGGATGAATACCGGCACCACGGGAGCCTCCGTGCGCAGCGCGAGCACGGCCAGGCTCCGCGATGTCGACGCGGGCGTACCGAAGAAGGGAACGAAAATCCCTTCCGCGCGCGTGGCGTTCTGGTCGAGGAGGACCCCGACCATGCGGCCGCGCCGGAGAGCGTCCAGGACATCACGAAGCGCGCGACGCTTGCTGATGAGCTCGGCGCCCGTACGACGGCGGAGCCGCTCCACCACCCGGCCGAGCTGCGGCTGGTCGAGCGGCCGAAGCACGACGGAGAGGGGCAGGCCGGTCAGGGGGTGAGCCGCGGCCAGAAGCTCCCAGTTGCCGAGGTGCGCGGTGAGGAGGAGGACGCCACGCCCCTGCACGGCGGCGTCCTTCAAGTGCTCGAGGCCGTCGATCTCCACGCGACAGAGGAGAACGTCCGCGGGCCGGAACATCAGGACGCAGGCCTCGATCAGATTCATACCCAGGTGCTGGAACGATCGGCGGCCGATGTGACGGAGCTCCCCCGGACCGCGCTCCGCGCGGAAAGCCAGACGCAGGTTGTCGAGCGCGACCGCGCGGCGCGGAGCCAGCACGACCCAGGCCACGTCCCCAACCCGGCGGCCCAGCCACAGGCCGAGCCGCACGGGAAGATGGGCCAGCGTCCATGCCACGGGGGCGAGGAGCAGAACACCGACGGCGGCGGCCGCGGAGCTGCGCCGTCTCATCCGCGCGGCAGAATGAACCACGTCACCGCCGCGATGATGCCCGACAGCGGGATGGTGAGGATCCATGCCCATACGATGCGGGCGCCGAGACCCCAGCGCACCGCCGAGACGCGCTGGGTGGCGCCCACGCCCATGATGGAGCCGGTGATGGTGTGCGTAGTGCTGACCGGAATGCCCCCGACCGCGGTGCCGATGAGCATCACCGCCCCCGCCGTCTCCGCGCAAAACCCGCCGACCGGGCGCAGCTTGGTCAGCCGCATGCCCATGGTCTTGACGATGCGCCAGCCGCCGGACATGGTGCCCAGCGCGATGGCGGCGTGCGCGGCCAGAACGACCCAGAACGGGACGTAGAACTCTGGGCCGAGGTATCCGCCTGAAAAGAGCAGGATGGCGATGATGCCCATGGTCTTCTGGGCGTCGTTGGTGCCGTGACCAAGGCTGTAGAAGGCCGCCGAGACGAGCTGGAGGCGGCGGAAGAGCGCGTCCACGCGACTGGGACGGGCGCCGCGGAAGATCCACAAGGTGGCCACCATGAGGACGAAGCCGAGGATCATACCGGTCACGGGAGCGAGCACGATGAAGACGGCGATCTTGAGAAGCCCGGCGGGGATCAGCGCGCCCCACCCCGCCTTGGCCACGGCCGCGCCGGCGAAGCCGCCGATCAGGGCATGGGATGAGCTCGAAGGAATGCCGTAGTACCACGTGATGAGATTCCACGCGATGGCACCGGTGAGGGCGCCCAGGATGACCCACTGGTCCACCACGGCGGGCTGGACGACGCCCTTCCCTACCGTCTTCGCCACCTGGACGCCAAAGCCAAAGGCCGCCACGAAGTTGAAGAAGGCCGCCCAGGCCACCGCCTGCATGGGCGTGAGCACCCGCGTGGAGACGACGGTGGCGATGGAGTTGGCGGCATCGTGAAAGCCATTGATGTAGTCGAAGACCAGCGCCACCGCGATGATGAACGCCACCAGCAGGACGGCTCCGCTCATGTCCGGGTGGGGCGCCCGGCTCAGGCCATCTTGAGCGTGATGCCCTCGATCACGTTCACCACGTCTTCGCAGCGGTCGGTGACGGACTCCATCGTCTCGTACAGCTCTTTCCACTTGATGATCTCGATGGGATCCGTATTGCCCTCGAAGAGGGCGGCCAGCTCGTCGCGCAGCAGGCGGTCGGCCTCGTTCTCGAGACGGTTCACCTCGATGGCGTGCTTGTGGTAGAGGGGCGAAAGAGTGCGCAAGCAGTGTACGGCGCGGTCCGTCGCCTCCGCCGTCTTCACGATGATCTTCGCCATGGCCATACATCCGTCCGTGGGGACCTTGATCTTGTACAGGGCCAGACGGTCGGCCACGGCGTCGATGAGGTCCAGCACGTCGTCGAGCCGGTTAGCCAGGGCATAGATATCCTCACGGTCGATTGGCGTGACGAAGGTGGTGTTGAGCCGTCGGACCATCTCGTGGGTGAGGGCATCGCCCGCATGTTCGAGGTCGCGTATCTGCTGGACCTTGGCGGGGGCGCTCGGGTAGTCCAGGGTCAGCTCCTCGAGAACCCGGGACGCCGACACGATATGGCCGGCCTGCTGCTCGAAGAGCTCGAAGAATTTCTCGTCGCGGGGAAGCAGCCGAAACACACTTCATGGTCGCTCGCCCGGCGCGGGATGTCAACGGCCGGTCCAGTTTGACAGGGGAAACAGCGGTGGCTACCATGCGGCCGTGAAATCCGAGCAGCCCGGCGCGGAGCCGACGGTCTCCTGTCCCGCGTGCGGAGCCCGGGCCGCCTGGCGTGGGAATCCCCAGCGCCCGTTCTGCTCGCTCGCGTGCCGCCTGATCGATCTCGGCCGGTGGCTGGATGAGCGCTATCGTGTGGCGGGCGATCCCCTGCCCGACGAGCTGCCGCCCGACGACAGATCGCCGCAGCGGGCTGAATGACCGATCTCTTCGCCGACCCGGCCGCTTTCCTTCAGCGTCTTGTTCTCATGCTCCCCGCGCTGCTCATCGCCGTCACCGTCCATGAGCTGGCCCATGCCCTCGTGGCCGATCGCCTGGGCGACCCCACCGCGCGCCGGCTCGGACGGATCACCCTGAATCCATTGCCGCACCTCGACCCTCTGGGCGCCCTCTGTTTCGTGCTGAGCGGCTTCGGCTGGGCCAAGCCGGTGCCCGTGAATGCGCAGAACCTGGCGCACCCCGTGCGGGACATGACCTGGGTGGCCGCGGCGGGGCCCATCGCGAATTTCCTGGCCGCGTTCGGCGCGTTGGTTCTCCTCAGGATTCTCGGACAGGCGGGCGCCCTCCCAGATCTTCTGAGCGTGATCATGTCCCACGTCTTCCGCTTCAATCTCCTTCTCGGAATTTTCAACCTGATCCCGATCCCACCTCTCGACGGGGGACACTTCCTCGGCTACC from Candidatus Methylomirabilota bacterium harbors:
- a CDS encoding transglycosylase SLT domain-containing protein; this encodes MLIRDNAEVRRYLEEFQTGYRRTLVERWLGRSGRYAEMIQGVLRSKGLPEDLMFTVMIESGFNPVAVSRAGAKGLWQFMAPTARRYGLRVDRWVDERFDPEKSTVAAASYLRDLHAMFGSWELAKAAYNAGEMKVIRAMKAMKTSDFWELTRSSVLRDETKNFVPAIQAATLIGRQPERYGFVAIFAEPLAYEQASVPAVTTLKRIAALAGVATDELEDLNPELRLKQTPPGGAYLLKFPSGAAQRFSEARFRERAIASAGRAQPGPSEIHVVKPRETMSGIARRYGLSAAELARRNDRNEAARIHPGDKLRIAAASLVD
- a CDS encoding lysophospholipid acyltransferase family protein — translated: MRRRSSAAAAVGVLLLAPVAWTLAHLPVRLGLWLGRRVGDVAWVVLAPRRAVALDNLRLAFRAERGPGELRHIGRRSFQHLGMNLIEACVLMFRPADVLLCRVEIDGLEHLKDAAVQGRGVLLLTAHLGNWELLAAAHPLTGLPLSVVLRPLDQPQLGRVVERLRRRTGAELISKRRALRDVLDALRRGRMVGVLLDQNATRAEGIFVPFFGTPASTSRSLAVLALRTEAPVVPVFIRRLEGGRHLIEVRPILPPPEGDVVAFTTRFNETIEAAIRRAPEQWFWLHRRWKTRPRPEIA
- a CDS encoding inorganic phosphate transporter, yielding MSGAVLLVAFIIAVALVFDYINGFHDAANSIATVVSTRVLTPMQAVAWAAFFNFVAAFGFGVQVAKTVGKGVVQPAVVDQWVILGALTGAIAWNLITWYYGIPSSSSHALIGGFAGAAVAKAGWGALIPAGLLKIAVFIVLAPVTGMILGFVLMVATLWIFRGARPSRVDALFRRLQLVSAAFYSLGHGTNDAQKTMGIIAILLFSGGYLGPEFYVPFWVVLAAHAAIALGTMSGGWRIVKTMGMRLTKLRPVGGFCAETAGAVMLIGTAVGGIPVSTTHTITGSIMGVGATQRVSAVRWGLGARIVWAWILTIPLSGIIAAVTWFILPRG
- a CDS encoding DUF47 family protein, yielding MFRLLPRDEKFFELFEQQAGHIVSASRVLEELTLDYPSAPAKVQQIRDLEHAGDALTHEMVRRLNTTFVTPIDREDIYALANRLDDVLDLIDAVADRLALYKIKVPTDGCMAMAKIIVKTAEATDRAVHCLRTLSPLYHKHAIEVNRLENEADRLLRDELAALFEGNTDPIEIIKWKELYETMESVTDRCEDVVNVIEGITLKMA
- the yacG gene encoding DNA gyrase inhibitor YacG, producing the protein MKSEQPGAEPTVSCPACGARAAWRGNPQRPFCSLACRLIDLGRWLDERYRVAGDPLPDELPPDDRSPQRAE
- a CDS encoding site-2 protease family protein; this translates as MTDLFADPAAFLQRLVLMLPALLIAVTVHELAHALVADRLGDPTARRLGRITLNPLPHLDPLGALCFVLSGFGWAKPVPVNAQNLAHPVRDMTWVAAAGPIANFLAAFGALVLLRILGQAGALPDLLSVIMSHVFRFNLLLGIFNLIPIPPLDGGHFLGYLLPRSAAGLVRLLEQYGMFMLLLLVFTGATQKIVGPVYFWARQAMIDLVRLIV